One Anthonomus grandis grandis chromosome 12, icAntGran1.3, whole genome shotgun sequence DNA window includes the following coding sequences:
- the LOC126743450 gene encoding DAZ-associated protein 2 isoform X2, whose amino-acid sequence MSDKKAIGGAVPPPSTAPSFTPQPPPQANPQVPTPQPYGVMPGMPGSPYVIPGQTQIYPQGPPPTYDQAALTHPAIVGQHMYPPGTMYATGYPTYLGYPSYTPMQYYPSLGAYSYAMQPAAQLRPTIMIPNGYDAGARFDGIAQQVIPQPPPGVPPSAAQLAAMAGHQVALGQKKNTFLAGGSEGGYTFW is encoded by the exons CAATCGGGGGAGCGGTTCCACCCCCATCGACCGCCCCGTCATTTACGCCTCAGCCTCCGCCTCAGGCTAATCCCCAAGTTCCTACGCCCCAACCCTATGGAG TTATGCCTGGAATGCCGGGATCACCATACGTTATCCCAGGACAGACACAAATTTATCCCCAGGGACCTCCGCCTACTTACGATCAGGCGGCCTTGACTCATCCCGCTATTGTAGGTCAACAT ATGTATCCTCCGGGAACGATGTACGCCACTGGCTATCCGACATATCTGGGTTACCCCTCGTACACCCCAATGCAATACTATCCATCGCTAGGCGCTTACTCGTACGCGATGCAACCCGCGGCACAGCTGAGACCCACCATCATGATACCA AACGGGTACGACGCGGGCGCGCGGTTCGACGGGATCGCGCAGCAGGTGATCCCGCAGCCGCCCCCCGGCGTGCCGCCCTCCGCCGCCCAATTGGCCGCCATGGCCGGACACCAGGTCGCCCTCGGACAGAAGAAAAACACCTTCTTGGCGGGCGGATCCGAGGGCGGCTACACGTTTTGGTAG
- the LOC126743449 gene encoding uncharacterized protein LOC126743449, with product MSAKDLHYCRLCMESSNLISMFSGKSRNCRDDFRKMIQESLGICIEQDNTTTTVCLNCLLDITYFHLFKLHCLQTERKLKSLELSSAPKPKKFKCQITPLNTVPSPDITKTEEAFNWLKAKRSAVEPSEHSQSFFEKGTQTDCERNNNIKFSSSGCQTVSDSKDVYCQTLQRALGVKLFSEHYFVPASKNGSLGEKDFLKLPFKKRNERMLLNGQTKKKKISCNTSENAFQNSSETVPKWFGKVGDGITQDSGSSQDKDHCLVLSQRRKSIEIQRKKQINNNVDKDQLFSPDIPQTCTSKRKNGLLNNPNCVTAKTIPLELSVTSEEHIKEERVSPSSSSLSPITDCTELLQVNLTKADIVEFCYWCGKTLYNNREIKRHEKLHMQCHLCKKKFKSVELTMNHSTLCKMKALGKEQLAHLYVDLVRIEEVEGVKEKYANAFQGLA from the exons ATGTCTGCCAAAGATCTCCATTATTGCCGGCTATGTATGGAAAGCTCGAATTTAATTTCCATGTTCTCCGGCAAGTCTCGAAACTGTCGCGACGATTTTAGGAAAATGATTCAGGAATCTCTAGGAATTTGT ATTGAGCAAGACAATACCACCACAACAGTTTGTCTGAATTGTCTACTAGATATTACTTATTTTCACTTATTTAAACTGCATTGTCTTCAAACTGAGAGAAAATTAAAG AGTCTCGAACTCTCATCAGCACCCAAACCAAAGAAATTCAAATGTCAAATTACACCTTTAAACACAGTTCCAAGCCCTGACATTACTAAAACAGAAGAAGCATTCAATTGGCTCAAAGCCAAAAGATCAGCCGTTGAACCTTCAGAACATTCTCAGTCTTTTTTTGAAAAGGGCACTCAAACTGATTGTGAAAGAAATAACAACATCAAGTTCAGTTCAAGTGGTTGTCAAACAGTTTCTGATTCTAAGGATGTGTATTGTCAGACTTTACAGAGGGCACTGGGGGTAAAACTGTTTAGTGAACACTACTTTGTACCTGCGTCTAAAAATGGCAGTTTGGGtgaaaaggattttttaaaattgcccTTTAAAAAGAGAAATGAAAGGATGTTGTTAAATGGgcaaactaagaaaaagaaaatcagtTGCAATACATCTGAAAATGCTTTTCAAAACTCATCTGAAACTGTGCCTAAATGGTTTGGCAAAGTGGGTGACGGCATTACTCAAGATAGTGGCTCCAGTCAAGATAAGGATCATTGTCTCGTTTTATCCCAGAGAAGGAAGTCTATTGAAATTCaaaggaaaaaacaaataaataataatgtggATAAAGACCAACTGTTTTCGCCTGATATACCACAAACTTGCACGAGCAAAAGAAAAAATGGTCTTCTCAATAATCCAAACTGTGTTACTGCCAAAACGATTCCTCTAGAATTAAGTGTAACCTCTGAAGAACATATAAAAGAAGAGCGTGTGTCACCTTCATCCTCCTCACTATCACCAATTACGGATTGCACAGAACTGTTGCAAGTGAACCTCACCAAAGCGGATATTGTGGAATTTTGCTATTGGTGCGGAAAAACTTTGTACAACAATCGAGAAATTAAAAGACACGAAAAATTGCACATGCAGTGTCACCTTTGCAAGAAGAAGTTTAAGAGTGTCGAATTGACGATGAACCATTCGACCCTGTGCAAAATGAAAGCGTTAGGAAAAGAGCAACTCGCCCACCTTTATGTAGATTTAGTGAGGATCGAGGAGGTGGAGGGAGTTAAAGAGAAGTACGCGAATGCGTTTCAAGGTTTAGCATGA
- the LOC126743450 gene encoding DAZ-associated protein 2 isoform X1, which yields MSDKKAIGGAVPPPSTAPSFTPQPPPQANPQVPTPQPYGVMPGMPGSPYVIPGQTQIYPQGPPPTYDQAALTHPAIVGQHMYPPGTMYATGYPTYLGYPSYTPMQYYPSLGAYSYAMQPAAQLRPTIMIPNPHLFQNGYDAGARFDGIAQQVIPQPPPGVPPSAAQLAAMAGHQVALGQKKNTFLAGGSEGGYTFW from the exons CAATCGGGGGAGCGGTTCCACCCCCATCGACCGCCCCGTCATTTACGCCTCAGCCTCCGCCTCAGGCTAATCCCCAAGTTCCTACGCCCCAACCCTATGGAG TTATGCCTGGAATGCCGGGATCACCATACGTTATCCCAGGACAGACACAAATTTATCCCCAGGGACCTCCGCCTACTTACGATCAGGCGGCCTTGACTCATCCCGCTATTGTAGGTCAACAT ATGTATCCTCCGGGAACGATGTACGCCACTGGCTATCCGACATATCTGGGTTACCCCTCGTACACCCCAATGCAATACTATCCATCGCTAGGCGCTTACTCGTACGCGATGCAACCCGCGGCACAGCTGAGACCCACCATCATGATACCA AATCCGCACCTGTTTCAGAACGGGTACGACGCGGGCGCGCGGTTCGACGGGATCGCGCAGCAGGTGATCCCGCAGCCGCCCCCCGGCGTGCCGCCCTCCGCCGCCCAATTGGCCGCCATGGCCGGACACCAGGTCGCCCTCGGACAGAAGAAAAACACCTTCTTGGCGGGCGGATCCGAGGGCGGCTACACGTTTTGGTAG
- the LOC126743450 gene encoding DAZ-associated protein 2 isoform X3 — MPGMPGSPYVIPGQTQIYPQGPPPTYDQAALTHPAIVGQHMYPPGTMYATGYPTYLGYPSYTPMQYYPSLGAYSYAMQPAAQLRPTIMIPNPHLFQNGYDAGARFDGIAQQVIPQPPPGVPPSAAQLAAMAGHQVALGQKKNTFLAGGSEGGYTFW; from the exons ATGCCTGGAATGCCGGGATCACCATACGTTATCCCAGGACAGACACAAATTTATCCCCAGGGACCTCCGCCTACTTACGATCAGGCGGCCTTGACTCATCCCGCTATTGTAGGTCAACAT ATGTATCCTCCGGGAACGATGTACGCCACTGGCTATCCGACATATCTGGGTTACCCCTCGTACACCCCAATGCAATACTATCCATCGCTAGGCGCTTACTCGTACGCGATGCAACCCGCGGCACAGCTGAGACCCACCATCATGATACCA AATCCGCACCTGTTTCAGAACGGGTACGACGCGGGCGCGCGGTTCGACGGGATCGCGCAGCAGGTGATCCCGCAGCCGCCCCCCGGCGTGCCGCCCTCCGCCGCCCAATTGGCCGCCATGGCCGGACACCAGGTCGCCCTCGGACAGAAGAAAAACACCTTCTTGGCGGGCGGATCCGAGGGCGGCTACACGTTTTGGTAG